In Candidatus Syntrophoarchaeum caldarius, the following are encoded in one genomic region:
- a CDS encoding Ribosomal protein S13, archaeal: MEDKDKIRHIVRIANTDLQGTQKVEYALTGIRGLGRRTAMVVAKAAKVDPGAVMGYLPDDAISRLKVQVEEKINDTLPVWMMNRQRDPFTGEDKHMISSDSLMTLRSDINFMKMIRCYRGIRHERGHRVRGQRTKSTGRKGSIVGVSRKKK, encoded by the coding sequence ATGGAAGATAAAGATAAGATACGACACATCGTAAGAATCGCAAATACAGACCTTCAGGGCACACAGAAGGTAGAATATGCCCTCACAGGGATTCGAGGTCTCGGAAGGCGCACCGCAATGGTTGTGGCAAAAGCGGCAAAGGTCGATCCCGGTGCGGTGATGGGGTATCTTCCAGATGATGCAATCTCACGACTTAAGGTGCAGGTAGAGGAAAAAATCAACGATACGCTTCCGGTGTGGATGATGAACCGCCAGCGTGATCCGTTCACAGGTGAGGATAAGCACATGATCTCGAGCGACTCGCTGATGACACTGCGATCGGATATCAACTTTATGAAGATGATAAGATGTTATCGTGGTATCAGGCATGAGCGGGGACACAGGGTTAGAGGTCAGCGCACAAAGTCCACGGGTAGAAAAGGATCGATTGTTGGTGTCAGCAGAAAGAAGAAGTGA
- a CDS encoding NUDIX hydrolase: MKILMYITEKVLKEVEEKYGKPRIIELAFEMKEDEFRIMRESMRNNRAHDITFIIEKGDLIAVIRKSSHPPGVYRIPSGGVELGEDLETGLQREAFEETGLKIEILNYLLRVEACFTFNNLHQKWRSHVFRTKWVSGKLAPHDHEEIEEARWVTLDELCGEIREKMLESDSGGLHYRVALTDAAVEELLRSRSTAFS; encoded by the coding sequence TTGAAGATACTCATGTACATCACAGAAAAAGTCCTGAAAGAAGTTGAGGAGAAGTATGGCAAGCCACGGATCATCGAGCTTGCATTTGAGATGAAAGAGGATGAGTTCAGGATTATGCGCGAGAGCATGCGAAATAACAGGGCACACGACATTACGTTCATTATCGAAAAAGGCGATTTGATCGCTGTGATCAGGAAATCTTCACACCCACCGGGTGTTTATCGGATACCAAGTGGAGGTGTTGAACTGGGAGAGGATCTTGAAACAGGGCTACAGAGAGAGGCTTTTGAGGAGACGGGTTTGAAGATTGAGATCCTAAATTACCTGTTGAGGGTTGAAGCATGCTTCACGTTCAATAACTTACACCAGAAGTGGCGATCACACGTCTTCAGAACAAAGTGGGTATCTGGCAAACTTGCGCCCCATGATCATGAGGAGATCGAGGAGGCACGATGGGTCACACTCGATGAGTTATGTGGTGAGATTCGTGAAAAGATGCTTGAGAGCGATTCTGGCGGACTCCATTACAGGGTTGCGCTTACCGACGCTGCTGTTGAGGAGCTTCTGAGATCGAGATCTACAGCATTCTCCTGA
- a CDS encoding Ribosomal protein S4/S9, eukaryotic/archaeal, whose translation MGYPGKCKKQYETPRYPWQEEKLEEDANLIKRYGLRNKRELWRAESTLRKYRRVARRLLAKRASGMVSDSTKREIENLLESLKRRGVLELDGELDDILALTVEDFLNRRLQTLVVQKNLASSMRQARQFIVHGHIALNDRRITIPGYMVNRGEESNLDYYPGSPITDEMHPVRPAKVVETGVPVEGSES comes from the coding sequence ATGGGATATCCTGGTAAGTGTAAAAAACAGTATGAAACTCCTCGTTATCCGTGGCAGGAAGAGAAACTCGAAGAAGATGCAAACCTCATAAAACGGTATGGTCTTCGGAACAAACGAGAATTATGGAGAGCAGAGAGTACACTCAGAAAGTACAGGCGTGTGGCAAGACGCTTACTCGCAAAGCGGGCATCGGGCATGGTTAGTGATAGTACAAAACGAGAGATCGAGAATCTGCTTGAAAGCCTCAAGCGACGAGGGGTCCTTGAGTTAGATGGGGAACTGGATGACATCCTGGCACTCACGGTTGAAGATTTTCTCAACAGACGATTGCAGACACTTGTGGTACAGAAGAACCTTGCAAGTTCGATGCGACAGGCGAGGCAATTCATTGTGCATGGACATATTGCATTGAACGATCGGCGTATCACAATCCCAGGTTACATGGTGAACCGTGGTGAGGAGTCAAATCTGGATTACTATCCAGGTTCACCAATCACCGACGAGATGCACCCTGTTCGACCTGCAAAGGTGGTTGAAACTGGGGTACCGGTAGAAGGAAGTGAGAGTTAA
- a CDS encoding Chromosome segregation protein SMC has protein sequence MGLYIKSIDLKNFKSFRNETHIPFFDEFMVISGPNGSGKSNVLDAILFTLGLSNSRDMRAERLTDLIYSSGNGDGIDQAEVKVHFDNSDRVIPIDRDAVTVSRRIKKTDKGYYSYYYINGRACNFSEVQDMLLRSSLTQNSYNVIMQGDVTRILNMSAFERRKIIDEISGVAEFDEKKEQAHQELDEVRIKIERLDVILEELKNRLKILKTERDQAIEYENLRNEQQRYEGKMLLADLKLKEQELDEIQTSITESWEKKTVVNSAISKKTAQIDDLQSELDDKEIRLVKQLEEDDKTLKKEIEEVNGSINRCNDRIKLDGERIEDLKVQMNKIFIEIDSAKSELETIHKRFDEERIRKGRLKEALDEKVEDLDQIKKEIEAAGLSAQNATEKLYALREELDREKKRQNEILVEQNRILDRSRMRSGRIDALNRRITELEAELDTKQKELAIEEERIGEVTRDLKENEKELDIERIHLKNLEDDLRHSERKIMEIEARLRAEKEFRGYSEGVKAVMEAARSHQLEGIYGTIAELGRVDDHFAPALEAAAGNRMQFIIVETDMDGQYAIEYLKQTKKGRATFLPLNRLKKGKTMPKPDAEGVVDFAINLIEYDPKFGPAFHHVFQDTVVVETIEDGRRLMGRFRSVTLDGDLIERSGAMTGGTPAKSRFRFISNSENELLRLQEEHSILETQRREQLEKIKLLDERNKLIRDEIFGRGERRHKLQLELDEIGRMLNEARNELDGLKEGVDQARIIELETALAESSEVIATLEAEITELEHNLKSSKIPELSKKEREVSEEIRRIEGRIADIDLSIKSIVLEEENLEKRISDGNNRLKELDNAITAIKNDIDLNKARINELEQKREAMRGREKELEEELLKLKTLFKKRFDQIMALKEEIEGLKLRRERIEAALTDLSRIKDGLVSQINALQTRIEAAGMNPEEAIVEDREEIEQRINEIGRRMRSLEPVNMKAIDEFREVESRLNEMQKRRNTLINEREGIIERIEGYAVKKREVFLATFDAINENFKEVFRELSDGSGKLILESRDDPFQGGLLIEVQPSGKPVQRLDALSGGEKSLTALSLLFAIQRYRPAPFYALDEIDMMLDGVNVEKVARLIEKLSHKTQFIVVSLREPMIERASKTIGVVMQDGNVSTVTGIQLRNRDLQEATST, from the coding sequence ATGGGGTTGTATATAAAAAGTATAGATCTCAAGAACTTCAAGTCGTTCAGGAATGAGACACATATCCCGTTCTTTGATGAGTTCATGGTGATCTCAGGTCCAAACGGGAGTGGAAAGAGCAACGTACTGGATGCTATCCTCTTCACGCTTGGACTCTCAAACTCGCGAGACATGCGGGCAGAGCGGCTGACCGATCTCATCTACAGTTCTGGTAATGGAGATGGAATCGATCAGGCAGAGGTGAAGGTGCATTTTGACAACAGTGATCGCGTGATCCCGATCGATAGGGATGCTGTTACTGTATCAAGGAGAATAAAAAAGACCGATAAAGGATATTACAGTTATTATTACATCAATGGAAGGGCCTGTAACTTTTCAGAGGTACAGGATATGCTGTTAAGATCCTCTCTCACTCAAAACTCCTACAACGTGATAATGCAGGGAGATGTTACCCGAATTCTTAATATGAGCGCTTTTGAGCGGCGCAAGATCATAGATGAGATCTCAGGAGTTGCAGAATTTGATGAAAAAAAGGAGCAGGCACATCAGGAGCTTGATGAGGTCAGGATAAAGATAGAGCGACTTGATGTAATCCTTGAAGAGCTCAAAAACCGTCTAAAAATCCTCAAAACAGAGCGAGATCAGGCGATTGAGTATGAGAACCTCCGGAATGAGCAGCAAAGATATGAAGGAAAGATGCTACTTGCAGATCTCAAACTCAAAGAACAGGAGCTTGATGAGATACAAACCTCGATCACAGAGAGCTGGGAAAAGAAGACGGTCGTCAATTCAGCTATATCTAAGAAGACGGCTCAGATAGATGATCTACAGTCAGAACTTGATGATAAGGAGATCAGGCTGGTTAAACAACTCGAAGAGGATGATAAAACTCTTAAAAAGGAGATTGAAGAGGTTAATGGATCTATAAACCGTTGTAACGATCGCATAAAGCTGGATGGAGAGCGAATAGAAGATCTGAAAGTTCAGATGAACAAGATATTCATTGAAATTGATTCTGCAAAATCTGAGCTTGAAACGATACATAAACGCTTCGATGAGGAGCGGATACGCAAGGGTAGGCTTAAGGAGGCGCTGGATGAGAAGGTGGAAGACCTTGATCAAATTAAGAAAGAGATTGAAGCTGCTGGATTAAGTGCACAGAACGCAACCGAGAAGTTATATGCACTTCGCGAGGAGCTTGACCGTGAAAAAAAGCGACAAAACGAGATTCTTGTCGAGCAAAATCGGATACTCGATCGATCCAGGATGCGATCTGGCAGGATTGATGCGCTAAACAGAAGGATAACTGAACTTGAGGCTGAACTTGATACTAAGCAAAAAGAGCTGGCAATTGAAGAAGAACGGATAGGCGAGGTGACCCGTGATCTTAAAGAAAATGAAAAAGAGCTTGATATAGAGCGTATTCACCTCAAAAACCTTGAAGATGACCTGAGACATTCAGAACGTAAGATCATGGAGATTGAAGCTCGGTTAAGGGCTGAAAAGGAGTTTAGGGGTTACAGTGAAGGTGTAAAAGCAGTTATGGAAGCTGCGAGATCACATCAGCTTGAAGGTATTTATGGTACGATTGCAGAGCTTGGCAGAGTCGATGACCATTTTGCACCTGCCCTTGAGGCTGCAGCAGGTAACAGAATGCAGTTTATAATTGTGGAGACTGACATGGATGGGCAGTATGCAATCGAATACCTGAAACAGACGAAGAAAGGACGTGCGACATTTTTACCGCTTAACAGGCTCAAAAAAGGTAAAACCATGCCCAAACCTGATGCAGAGGGGGTTGTAGACTTTGCGATAAACTTGATTGAATACGATCCTAAATTTGGACCCGCATTTCACCATGTTTTCCAGGATACAGTGGTTGTTGAAACGATTGAGGATGGAAGACGACTTATGGGACGCTTCAGATCGGTCACGCTTGATGGCGACCTCATTGAGCGAAGTGGTGCAATGACAGGGGGCACTCCTGCAAAATCAAGGTTCAGATTCATCAGTAACAGTGAAAATGAGCTTTTAAGACTCCAGGAAGAACATTCAATCCTTGAAACTCAAAGAAGGGAACAACTTGAGAAGATAAAGTTGCTCGATGAGCGAAACAAGCTGATTCGAGATGAGATCTTCGGAAGAGGTGAACGCAGGCACAAATTGCAGCTTGAACTGGACGAGATCGGGCGTATGCTGAATGAAGCACGCAATGAGCTTGACGGTCTTAAAGAAGGTGTTGACCAGGCTCGAATCATCGAGCTTGAGACCGCACTTGCTGAATCCTCTGAAGTGATAGCCACGCTTGAAGCAGAGATCACTGAGCTTGAGCACAATCTCAAATCATCAAAGATACCTGAGCTTTCAAAGAAAGAAAGGGAGGTTTCTGAGGAGATAAGAAGAATTGAGGGTAGAATAGCAGATATCGATCTTTCCATCAAATCAATAGTGCTTGAAGAGGAAAATCTTGAGAAGAGGATTAGCGATGGAAATAATCGATTAAAAGAGCTTGATAATGCAATAACTGCGATTAAAAATGATATTGACCTGAATAAGGCCAGGATAAATGAGCTTGAACAGAAACGTGAAGCAATGCGTGGACGTGAGAAAGAGCTTGAAGAGGAGCTTTTGAAGTTAAAAACTCTATTCAAAAAGCGATTCGATCAAATTATGGCATTAAAAGAGGAAATCGAGGGGTTGAAGCTCAGACGCGAGCGAATTGAGGCAGCGCTCACCGATCTTTCAAGGATAAAAGATGGGCTTGTATCACAGATCAATGCCCTGCAAACCAGGATTGAGGCGGCGGGGATGAATCCTGAAGAAGCGATTGTTGAAGATCGTGAAGAGATAGAGCAGCGCATTAACGAGATTGGGCGACGGATGCGATCGCTTGAGCCTGTCAATATGAAGGCGATAGATGAGTTCAGGGAGGTCGAATCCCGTCTCAATGAGATGCAAAAGCGCAGAAACACACTCATAAATGAGCGTGAGGGCATTATTGAGCGGATCGAGGGCTATGCAGTGAAAAAGCGTGAGGTGTTCCTCGCAACATTTGATGCAATCAACGAAAATTTCAAAGAAGTATTCAGAGAGCTTTCTGATGGTAGTGGTAAGCTTATACTCGAATCAAGAGATGACCCATTTCAAGGAGGTTTGTTGATTGAAGTTCAGCCATCTGGAAAGCCTGTTCAGCGATTGGATGCCCTGTCTGGTGGTGAAAAGAGCCTCACCGCACTCTCACTATTGTTTGCAATTCAACGCTACAGACCAGCACCATTCTATGCGCTTGATGAGATAGATATGATGCTCGATGGCGTGAACGTCGAAAAGGTTGCACGATTGATCGAAAAATTATCACACAAGACACAGTTCATCGTTGTATCACTTCGGGAGCCGATGATCGAGCGTGCATCAAAAACGATCGGTGTTGTGATGCAGGATGGGAATGTATCAACGGTTACCGGAATACAACTCAGGAATCGAGATCTTCAAGAAGCGACTTCAACCTGA
- a CDS encoding competence-like protein: MSVIKFKYKLCEVVTGMTWSVSTAAVIATITLMLSSSGCFEVAPADRVPDNHTKSEAVAGAMHPPHISLPDSFNLTASTSTMLDATSYLSDTDEIVAYSWNTGDGRVINESVIKLYYPNPGTYNLTLTVTGRSGYILTASSLVEVHAADEVVKTPNSINPASTPIITPTPVPTVAIDPVITHIEFDPPGRDGDKLNEEWVEIFNRGESVIDMGGWKLADLANHSYIFHEGFKLEAGGKVRIHVGEGTDSATDLYMNSTRPIWNNDGDTATLYDDSGVILDQYSYMVEITSTPTATPTPAPTQAHLAGVLIYEINFNPEGDDRVNLTGEWVEILNNGSDPVNMEGWLLKDAKNHTYVFPDGFTLFQGSKVRVHVGEGTDSATDLYMNSTSPIWNNDGDTATLFDEVGEIVDQYSY, from the coding sequence ATGAGTGTGATTAAGTTTAAATACAAACTCTGTGAAGTAGTTACAGGTATGACGTGGAGCGTATCAACCGCGGCGGTCATAGCAACCATCACACTAATGCTCTCATCCTCTGGCTGTTTTGAGGTGGCGCCTGCGGATAGAGTTCCAGACAATCATACCAAATCAGAAGCTGTCGCAGGTGCAATGCACCCACCCCATATCTCATTACCTGATTCTTTCAATCTAACAGCCAGTACATCCACCATGCTTGATGCCACATCTTATCTCTCCGATACTGACGAGATCGTTGCTTACAGCTGGAATACTGGTGATGGCAGGGTAATCAATGAAAGTGTGATCAAACTTTACTATCCCAATCCTGGTACCTACAACCTCACCCTTACCGTAACTGGTAGAAGTGGATATATACTTACGGCATCATCACTCGTTGAAGTCCACGCTGCAGATGAAGTGGTGAAGACTCCAAACTCCATTAATCCAGCATCCACTCCGATTATCACCCCGACTCCAGTACCGACTGTTGCAATCGATCCTGTGATAACCCATATTGAGTTCGACCCACCAGGGCGTGATGGTGATAAACTGAATGAGGAATGGGTTGAGATATTCAATCGGGGTGAGAGTGTCATCGATATGGGTGGATGGAAACTCGCTGATCTGGCGAATCACTCTTATATCTTTCATGAGGGTTTCAAACTTGAAGCAGGTGGTAAAGTCAGGATTCATGTAGGAGAGGGTACAGATAGTGCAACAGACCTATACATGAACAGTACCCGTCCAATCTGGAACAACGATGGGGATACAGCAACACTTTATGATGACAGCGGTGTGATCCTCGATCAGTATAGCTACATGGTTGAGATAACCTCAACACCAACAGCCACACCCACTCCAGCACCAACCCAGGCTCATCTCGCGGGAGTTCTGATATACGAGATCAACTTCAATCCAGAGGGGGATGATCGTGTAAACCTAACTGGTGAGTGGGTTGAAATATTGAACAATGGTTCAGATCCTGTGAATATGGAGGGGTGGTTGCTCAAAGATGCAAAGAATCACACATATGTCTTTCCAGATGGATTTACTCTTTTCCAGGGTTCAAAAGTCAGAGTTCATGTAGGAGAAGGCACAGATAGTGCAACAGACCTATACATGAACAGTACCAGTCCAATCTGGAACAACGATGGGGATACGGCAACACTTTTTGATGAGGTCGGAGAGATTGTGGATCAATATAGCTATTGA
- a CDS encoding membrane protein, translating into MWSRDKLLSFVGRFFIVATVTFIPWIWIGKFYILLVAHVSRIPLAIMGYGTEVVTGGEMGVGILCRGKFIGLADAHLANFNIIPFIALVLASFVSKERKIWMLMVGLTLLFISHVVDLVAHFPAFLASSKPATVVVDSIGIVGASLPFLIWFAFSWQDVFGVRTPAEVEVKRKKKRVHECPICGVRKVGIIAHIKAVHGDDAIHEEEVLKFLEENPELRRML; encoded by the coding sequence ATGTGGAGTAGAGATAAACTTCTGAGTTTTGTCGGTCGGTTTTTCATCGTCGCAACCGTGACCTTCATACCCTGGATCTGGATCGGGAAGTTTTACATACTTCTTGTTGCACATGTATCGCGCATCCCGCTTGCGATAATGGGATACGGAACAGAGGTCGTAACCGGCGGAGAGATGGGCGTGGGTATCCTCTGCAGGGGGAAGTTCATCGGACTTGCCGATGCACACCTTGCGAACTTCAATATCATACCTTTCATCGCGCTTGTTCTTGCATCTTTTGTCTCAAAAGAACGAAAGATCTGGATGCTAATGGTCGGACTCACATTGCTTTTTATCTCACATGTTGTGGATCTTGTTGCTCATTTCCCGGCTTTTCTTGCGAGTTCAAAGCCTGCAACCGTTGTTGTGGATTCGATCGGAATTGTCGGGGCTTCGTTACCGTTTTTGATATGGTTTGCATTCTCATGGCAGGATGTGTTCGGTGTCAGGACACCGGCAGAGGTTGAGGTGAAGCGTAAGAAGAAGCGGGTGCACGAATGCCCGATCTGTGGCGTCAGGAAGGTCGGGATCATCGCACATATAAAAGCGGTTCATGGTGATGACGCCATCCATGAGGAGGAGGTTCTGAAGTTCCTTGAAGAGAACCCTGAACTCAGGAGAATGCTGTAG
- a CDS encoding Ribosomal protein S11, archaeal: MGKWAVAHIYASFNNTIITITDLTGAEVIAKSSGGMVVKAARDESSSYTAMQMAGELAEEIKEKGITGIHIKVRAPGGHREHSPGPGAQPSIRAFARAGIRIGRIEDVTPIPHDGTKPKGGKRGRRV, encoded by the coding sequence ATGGGTAAATGGGCAGTTGCACATATCTATGCATCCTTCAATAACACAATCATAACGATCACCGACCTGACAGGGGCAGAGGTGATCGCGAAGTCTTCTGGTGGGATGGTTGTAAAGGCTGCAAGGGATGAGAGTTCATCTTACACTGCTATGCAGATGGCAGGTGAGCTTGCAGAAGAGATCAAAGAGAAAGGTATCACTGGGATTCATATAAAGGTAAGAGCCCCAGGTGGGCACAGAGAACACAGCCCTGGACCTGGTGCACAGCCTTCAATCCGTGCTTTTGCAAGGGCAGGTATAAGGATCGGGAGGATCGAAGATGTCACTCCAATTCCGCACGATGGTACAAAGCCCAAAGGGGGAAAGCGCGGCAGGAGGGTCTGA